The nucleotide window GCGCTAATAATCTAGATGATGTCCCGCTCGCATTAATCGTTAATTTCGAAATGTTTGTTAATGTTGTACCTGAATATGTACCTTCAATGAACGCACCCTTTAAAATATTTTTATTGGATGCATTTAAAATACTACGTAAATGCGGCGCAATTGTATGTGCAACTCCATTAATGTAAATTTTGTCACCAGTTACGTCCCCTACTGTATATGTTGGATTTCCACGATCGGCATTTTCAGCACGCCAAATAAATGTTGCCATTTGCCCACGAGTTACCGTTTTAAATGGCTCAAACGTAACGATCGAAGTCCCCTTTGTAATATTTAAATCTAACATTGTTTGAATAAAATACGCATTCGGATGATCGCTCGAAACGTCCTTAAAGCCATGATTTAACTTCGTAGAAACGCCGAGCTTAAAGCCTAATGTTATAATCTTCGCCATTTGTGCACGGGTAATCGGCTCTTTTGGCTTAAATGTATTGTCTGGGAATCCATTAATTACCCCTGCTTCTACTAATGCCGCAATGTAACGATAATTCGAATTGCTCATTGGCACGTCTTTAAAACGAGGGTTTGATGGATTGGATATATTGACATTAAGCGTTTGTGCTAGCATTTTCGCTGCCTCTTCACGCGTAATTGCTTTATTTGGTTTAAATGTGCCGTCTGGATAACCGGATAAAATTTTACGGTTAACCAAATCCATGATCGGCTCAAAATAATCGGAATTTGGATTTAAATCGCTAAATGAGTAAGCATTCGTTGGCTGCGGCAATGCTACAATGACACCACTCGCTGCTAAAACTGTTGCTACTGTAGCTTTTGATAGCTTATGTGTTTTTTTCGAGTCCATTTAGACAATACCTCCTTTTTAAATTTGTGGATTTGAAACGGTTTTTCTGAAAGTTTTACGCTTTTTATATCGGCTAAAACTACTTGAAACTGTATAGAAAAAACAAATTGTTTTACTTTTTATGTAATGAAATTCTCTTTTTTATGAGTTTGCAATTTTCTTCCTAGCTTTCTACATTTCCGCTGAAAATATTGAGTATTTTCACCCCATTTCATTTATATCCCAATAAATTATGCCCTTTTGTAAAATTAAAGTCGAATTATCCTTATAAAATGAGTTAAATTACCTAGTTTAAAATGTCGAAAATGTGAATTTTTGATTCGATATAGTGGAAAACTTAATTTTATTATACTTTTTTCTATTTAACGTTATTAAATAAGTACTTTAATCAAAAATATCTTAACCACACAATATAATACATAAGAACAATAAAATGTATATACATTCATTTTATCTGTCGTTAACTAGTTCTATATTCCTTATTTATAAACTTACAGAACAAACGCAAGCTTTTTGCTCAAACGAGTTACATGAAATTTGTAGCCTATCATTATAAAATACTCTTCGTTAATTAAATAGAGAGACGAAGGGAAATGAACAATGAAAAAAGCTGGGTTAGTGGTGGCTACCATCATTCCTCTAATATTTAGTGCAAGTTTACTCGTTACAAATGCATCTTGGTCCAAAACATGGGAACCCTATTCAAATATACCAATCAATAAAGAATGGAAGATAACATTCAACCATGCAATTGCAGAGGAATCAATTGCATACAACGTCTACCTAGTAGATCAAAATAATACAAAGTTAGAGATCACAGCTTCTGCTTCAGGCAACGTTTTAAAGGTGAAACCAACTTCCGATTTAAACTATAATAGCCAATATAAAATTATCGTGACTAACAATTTAAAATCGACAAAGGGAAAAGCAATGAACCAAGAAATTACGATTCCATTTACTACGATGAAACAAACAGTAACAAAAGTTGAAACAACTAACGCGGTTAAAACATTTTCTTCTGAATACGATATGCTTTGGAAAATGCCTACGTCCGATTACAAGCAATTTCGCTTAGTTGGAACAAAAAATGACAATACCGTTGGTGGCTACGAAACTCGAACTGGTCAATCTATATTTGGTATTACAGTAGGTGACTCACGGGATTCAGTAAAAGCAAAATACGGTACACCCTTGAAAAGTATCCAAAAAAATAATGTGAGATATACACAAAACTATATTGATAAATATGAAAATGAAACGAGTGGAACATATTTAATCGATCAACACTACGTTACCTTTTTCTATGATGCACATCAAAACTATAAAATACGGTCAGTAACTTGGGTGAAGGCCCAAACTGAAATGTCGAAGCCAGGCTTTTTCGCGACACAAACTACCGGTTTACGCGATAGCTTCGAAAACTTAATGGTAGAATTAATTAACCAAGCCCGAGTAGCACAAGGATTGAACCCTTTAATATATACACCAGACAATAACCTAGTAGCACGTAAGCATAGTACAAGCATGGCTGAAAATAATTATTTCGGTCACGTCGATCTAAATGGTTTACGAGCTGGCGACCGTATGAAAAACGCTGGCATGAATTACAATTGGTGGGGCGAAAACTTAGCGTACGGTCAATATAGCGCAATCTATGCTCATGAAGCACTTATGAACTCCCTTGGTCATCGGGAAAATATTTTGCGAAAAGAATTTACACATATTTTTGTAGGGGTTAATTTCAACGATAAAAATCAGCCATACTTCACGATGAATTTTTACTCTTTATAAAATACAAGCTTCGGGACGATTCAGTCCTGAAGCTTTTTTATGGCGTTATAATAAACTCACTAATTTTTTCATCTAAAATAGTTGCTTCAAATGGGTACCAGTAATACGTTTCTCCGTCATAATGGAGGCTATAGCTATCTACAATCGGTCCCCCATGATAAAAAAGAAGATGATAATAATCTAGATTATGCTCCGTCCAATTTGGCTCAAACTCACGATCTTCCTGTCCTGCATTTAAGATTGATAACAGTGTTTGAATTGTTTCTTTGTTGTCAATTGTATTCATGTGCAGAAGCATTCCATCATCTAATTGCTGATATAGCTCTATTTTTATTACGGTTGTTTGATCCATTTCATCAAAACGGTTCCGCTCTTTTTCTGAATAAATTTGGTAGCCATTTATTTTATGGTCGCTTTTTACAGCAAATATCCCTTCCGTACCTTTCACTTCATAAATTTTAGTACCCTTTTCATGAAAGGCTGCATCCCCATTTTTAATTTTGTATGAGGAATTCGTGACATTTTCCGCTACTTTAAATTCCACAATGGATGCTACTTCACCTAAATCGGTTTCGGAGGTAATTTCCTTCGAGTAACTACCATAATAGGTTGTGTCGTTAAAGCGAACAAAATCAACCCAGTCGATTTCTGTATGCGTTTCGTTCAAGCAACCCGTTAGAATTAATGATAACGTCGCAAATAAAACCCATTTTTTCATTTTTTTTCGCCCCTTTTACACATTAGTCGCTTTATTTGTGTAAACGTTTCAGTTAATTTCTAGAACTCGTAAAAATTTCCTTCATTTTACTACTATAATTATCAGATAATTTTAACTATAATAGTATAAAGTGAATATCCATTCATTTCATTTTTTGCAATATTCTTATATGAAATTAAAAATACAACTGTTATAATACTGTTGTATACTTATTAATTCTGTAATATTACAGATTGTTTTTATCTACTTCAAAAAGGGGGATGGGATTATGACAATTTTAAACGGTTTAAAAGTACTTGATTTTTGTTCACTTTTACCGGGACCTTTTGCCACAATGATGTTTGCTGATTTAGGGGCCGATGTAATCCATATCGAATCAGAACGTCGTGTTGATTTGATGCGCATTATGCCACCATACGATGCAGATCGTGAATCTTACATTCATCAGCATTTAAATCGTTCAAAAAAATCACTGCAACTCGATTTAAAAACACCCGGTGGCATTGAGATTGTAAAAAAGCTTATTGCAGATTACGACATTGTCATTGAAGGATTCCGACCTGGAGTAATGAAGCGTCTTGGCATCGATTATGAAACGCTTAGAAAAATTAATCCGCGCCTTATTTATTGCGCCATTACAGGCTATGGACAAACAGGTCCATACGCCAATCGCCCAGGTCATGACAATAACTACTTATCTGTTGGCGGCGTGCTCGATCATTCACGTTTAAAGGATAAAAAACCTGTTGCAATGGGCATCCAAATTGCCGATATCGCCGGTGGTACAATGCATGCAGCAGTAGGGGTGCTCGCTGCCGCATTACACCGAGAAAAAACTGGGGAAGGTAAATTTATTGATGTTTCAATGACTGATGCAATGTTTGCTATGAACGCCTTATATGGGGCGCAATACTTTGGTAGCGGTCGTCCGCCACAGCCGGAGGAAGAAATTTTAAATGGTGGTACGTTTTACGACTATTATCGAACAAAGGATGGACGCTATTTCTCGGTTGGAAGCTTAGAACCTCAATTTCGTAAATTACTTTGTGAGGCACTCGAAATTCCAGAACTAATTGATAGTACCTTTAATGATTCTTCTTATACACAACAGCGTTTTAAAGAGGCGGTTCAAGATGCTTTTTGTTCAAAAACATTTGCGCAATGGCTCGAAATTTTCAACGAAGATTTCCATGGCTGTGTAGAGCCAGTCTTAACCTTTGATGAAGCATGTGAACATCCACAAATTCAAGCTCGCAACATGCTTGTAAATGTGCCAAAAGAAGATGGGTCAACGCAACAACAAATTGGAACCGCACTAAAAATTGATGGTGTCGAACCAACTTATCAATATGTTGGTGCAAAAATGGGTGCTCACTCCGAGGAAATTTTATTGCAATATGGCTATTCAAAAGAGGAAATTGAAGCACTGCGGGTACAAGGAGTATTAAAGTAACAATATAGGGGAAAGGACTTGAGGAAGAATTTTCTTTTGAATATAAATAGCTTTCGGGCATTCGGAATAGTTGGGCTGGGTATTGACGCGTAATAATGGATAAATCCCCTTGATTATAGGCCTTTTCTGAAGAGTTAATGGACAAGGGGAAATTATTGGACAATCAACTCAACTTATTAGACAATCTATTGCACTTAGAGGACAATTCGGCTTATTGGACATTTAATAAGGACTACTATCCTTAGACCTTCCAAGTAATAATAAAAAAGTGTATCAAAACAGCACTAATGAGCTTGTTTCGATACACCTTTTTTGTGCTTCACCCTACTGATACGAAGCTGTAGTAAATTCCAACGCCTAAACTTACCGAAAGCACGATACCTGCGCAGCTTAATAGAAATCCTTTTATCATCGTTCTCACTCCTTCTAATACAAAGTTTAATAGAAGGAGCTTTCCGTTAGCTGTGAAAAATTTCACAATAAAAGTAATAACTTTTTGATATTTGAGATCAATCAAAAATGGCACACTACACGACGAGACACTATGCCATTATTACATTCTTCACATCAAAACCTCATGAAATGGAATTTATTTTATACCTTTAATGTCATATGTTGTTCAATAAATTGTCGGAAATTTTGTAAATGTGACGGGATGAGTAAATATTTTTTATAAACGCTTAATAATTTTTCAACAATACTATCCTGCTCTGCATGAAATAATATTTTTAATAAGTTACAAATATGTTGCGATGACATTTCTGCGATCACATAGTAAGGGCCTTGTTTAATTAAGTATTCTGTTTGCCATGTCATTATCGATTCACGGATTCGTTGTGGGGTACCATCGACAAGTATGGCGATATTTTGTTGCACCATTGCTTCAATTTTATGCAGCTCCTGTTGCTCATTCTCTTTATTTACTAGCTCATAAATGACTGTACATGAAGCTAATTCATAATTTTTAATGAGCTTGAATGCGCGGTTAAATTGCCCCTCTTTGACAAGGGTATCGATCAGTACATAAAAAACATGCTCTAAATAATTCCCCTTATAGTCCTTTACTAATGCTCCCGGCTGAGGATTCATACTGCTCAATACATCCCCATATTCAACTACTAGCTCGATGGCATGGTCTGTTAAACGTTCATTTTCAATTAAATACTGGCCTTGCATAATAATATTTTGGCAATTTCTTTTAAACACTGCTTCTTGAAATAACATATAAGCTAATAATGTATTTTCCTTATCATTTAGTGCAAAAGGGCCCGTTGCCCAATTTTGTTGCAATGTTGAAATACATTTTCTTAACTTTAAAAAATGGCGTCGTCCACTTGTAAAGTGCGACCGAACATTGAATAAATGAAGCTGCTTAAGTGCAAAGGATTTAGGATTTTCATAATCAAGTTGTTGGATTAATTTATGTATAATTGTTGCCACACGATTCATAGTAAGTTGCTGCTGCAATTGGGTCTTGAAGATCGTCATAAGATCCACTGGTCGCTCCATTTTTTGAAGGGAAAATTGCAAAAATAAGGAATATAACTTTTTTGTATAAATTGTTTCCCAAAACGCCGAGTGCTCCGAATAAATTGGTTGAATTAAGTACCGTTCATTTACTTTAAAGACGCTAATTTTATCAAGACCTGTTGGTATAACTGGTGCACTAATCGGCTTTGCAAAAATAAATTCAACAATTTGTTCAAATTGTACTTCCCCGTGTAGAAGCAAAAAAGCAAATAGTTGCTGCCTATTTTGTGGATATTCAAAAAAATTTTTCATTTTTTCATTTGCTGTTTCAATATTAAAATTTGCTTCATGAAAAGAATCATAAAAAAATAAATTTACGTTGCCCCAATAATTTTTAAGCAATTGAAAACAAAAGCGTTCCGCTCGTTCCTGATCGACTAAAAACTCCGAACTATTGAGCGTTTCTCCCCATAGCATTTCACGAGGGGGCTGTTGATTTTTTACACTCAATGCTTTTTCTAATATCTCACCTGTTTGTCCATTTGTCCGTTGAAAGAGCTGCTCATCAAAGAAAAGCAACAATTGAATTCCCCCTTCAATCTTTTCCCATCTCTGTTTTCAAATATAGCAAAGTTTTGAAGTTTATGAAAAGTCCTTTTCACTTAACTATAAACTAAACGATAGTATATATTTTGCTCACAATCAAAAAAGCATAACTTCATCCTCTTGAATTTACGCTTAAAATGGTCCCTCAAAAGGATGCGGTATGCTTAGATTTATGCCATTTCTACAACGTTTGTTGCAATAATTTTTGTGGGGTTTGCTTGAGCTGGAATGCTTCTAGTTGTTGCTCCATGAAAAACGAATAATAATCTTCCAGCGAGGTTTTTCACATCGACACGCTTTCCTTGTAAATCCACAATTTCAGTCGCTTCATTTACATGTAGCTTTAATTTAAGCTGTTCACTATAAAGTCTTTCATCAAATGCGCCAACCGAAACCTCTCCCTTTTTATTATATTGATCAAAAATGACTAAAAGGGGAGTTATTTGTAGTGGATGAATCATTGGTAAAGGGTTACGTGAATCCACATATGCTATAATTTTTCCCTTTACAGGAATTGCAGAAACACCTATTAGTTGACCGTCCTTTGTCACAATTGGTGTGTTTGCCGTAATTTTTAGTACAACGTTCTTACTATCATCCCGCTCACTGACCGTTTCAATCATGCCTACACCAGATTGTACGCTAATTGAGTTGACCAGTGATTCTATTTTTTTCATAAATAGTTGCATAGCATCATCCCCTCTACTTCTCTTAAAATTAATCCCGAAAAGTAGTTATTTTATAAAAACCAATTAGCAATCATATTGACGTTTAATAGGTTTTAATATTCTCGCCTTTTTCAGGATTGTTTTAGGCATTTGCATTGTCGCTGTTACAACACCAGGGTGGCGACCAATTTCAATGGAGCCTGTTATTGTCGCTCGGTTTTTCACTTCATCAATGGATAACTCAAATAGTTTAGCCGCACGTTCCAGTGCATTATCCGTTGCCTCATTTAATGTCGCACCACTTCCGACGATCGATAATGGATAGCTATCTTCTATTTGCTTCACACCATATTCTTCCGCCAAATCTCTAGCAATGCGTTTTTCTTCCTTCGTAAAAGGCTTTGCTGTATAGGGTAAATCCTCCAAGTTCGGTAATAAAATTGGTCCCTCAAGATTCACTTTTTTCAAAACGCTTACTTGTAGCTGCACGATGCCTGCAACATCTGTTGTATGGCCTGCAATTTCACCATCACCTTGCATTGCGTGCATATCCCCAACATACACACCTCCACCAGCCACTTTTACTGGACAAATTAACACTGCGCCTTCACGTACGCGACTTATATCCATGTGACCGTCTGTTCGGTGAATGTGTAATTCATCCTCAGTCATTGTATATTCATGAGGTGCACCGATTAAAAATGTTCCAAAATCACCTGCATTATGTGAATCAGGCATTGCTTTAGAAGGGGTTGTACCAAGCTGACCTACGAATGGACGCATTCTTGCTATAACCCCGATTAAATCACTTGGTGCGAATGCCGTTATCGGATTTTGCACTGAATTTTCTGGTGTACGCATAAAGTTTTTTGCGTTTTGAGCAATACGTCGAGCTGTCTCTTTTCCTACCGTTAAACCTATATCACCCTTTGGATGAAAAGTCATTGTATAACCGTTCGCTAATTTAAATGGTGATGTGTCTGTTCCACAAGTTGCACAGCGTACAGATTCCTGTCCAATACCCTGTACGACCGTTTGTGGGTGAAGCTTACCACAGCCAGGACATTTTACCTTTACGAAAGGATCTCCAATAAAACGATCTCCTTGCGCTTCATCCGTTCCAGAAGAAGTTGCAATCGACGTCACTTGTATCGATTTAATTTGGATAATTAGTGCATCTCCCACTTCTGCGCCCTCAACATAGACAGGCTTTGTCACTTCATGTCCACCACGAATAGCAGGTGTAATCATCGGTCCCCAACAACCTGGTGCTGTGTTCGCAATAATTGTCCCTCCGTCTTTAAGGGGACCAAGCATTGCGTTCTGTGGATTTAATACACCATCTGTAAACTCATTGACAAATAAAGTTTCCACTGCCTGTATTGGCGGTTCTTCTATAAGTACAGTATGTTCCTGTACCTCTGTACTTGGTTGGAGTATCGGAGATTGTTCTTTTAACATCTTAAGCCCTCATTTCTTGATCAAATTTTTAATCAATACTTCCGAATAGACAAAATCTATAAAAATAAAATATTCAAAACAATTTCTACCTTTATTATACAATTTTCTACATATGGATTACGATAGGATTTCTAACAAAGTCAAAACATTTGCACTATTTGATAATGAACTATTGAAGGAGAGTTTTTGGGAACGCTAACACTGTAGGGATAGAGCAAATAGTAAAGCAGGTTAACAAAACTTATAAATTATCTTCTTATCAAGAAGTTTACTGGAGAGGAATTGGCAGAATCTGTCGTATCAAAACAACAACAACCTGCTATACAGCTAAAAATAGTTACCAAACATTTGTCTCTAATTTTGAAACACTATTAGCACATATGAACAATGCTATTGTATGCCCCTTTAATAAGATGAATGCTCAACTTTTTTACCAATTTTAGCAACATGTCAATCAAGTAAGATCTACCTAAAATAAAACAATTTGATTGTTAATACCGTATCTTACCATATTATTATAAGTATTTATATTTGAATTTCCAGTTGATTGACTATCAATTGCTTACATTAACACGAAATAATTATATTAAAATAATATATAAGATGTATAATTATTAGTAAAATTGAATACAATCACACCCCCTTCCCACCCCTGTAAATTACATGTATAAATTCGCAATAGAATGTATAAACATAGGCACCCTATTGCTGAAAATGAACTTTTTATAAATTTATGTTTATATTTTACAATTTCCTCGTTTATATTTTAAAGATTCATAGTTGTATTAAAAGGCTCAATCCTCACATTAGTAATAATTGATTATTTAATTGTATTTCAGCTGATGCTTCGTATTGCATTGTTATACATGTCATCTTTTTGTTATGCAATCTACATATGATGACAGACATGAAGTGAACAAATCTCCTCTAAAACCTTTAAATAGAAGGTTTCGGAGAGTTTCTTATACTTTACATATCATTTACAGTTTTGTTAAAAACGTATTTTTGTTATATTTTTGCGGTATAGTAAATACAAGTTCAAAAGAGTAATTGACGTTCGCACATTATTCCACCTAACAGAAAGTCCGAGCTGTTAGAATGTGTAAACAAAAATTGTTCAACTTTATTTGAACCATTTGACTAACACCTCTTTCATAAATTAAACAAAGAAGCCTGGCATAATATTGAACTGAACCCCGAATAGTAGACACTTTAGAAAAAAGTGACCTATTCGGGGTTTTTTCTATTTTCATTCCTAGAAATCCCCGTTATACTGACCATACGATTTAAGAACGGGAGAACATCATGAGTAAAATAATTTTTAACGAACATCAACGTCGACAAATTGAACAGAATCCAAATGTCGTTTTGATAACCGATCGATCTATTCAATATACAGTAGCTTTCAAATTAAAAGCTGTTCAAGAAAATCTAAAAGGCAAAGGGCCTACCGAAATCTTCAAAGCTGCAGGCTTTGATTTAGAAATCATCGGGATTAAAAAAGTTCAAAGTGCTGTTCATAGGTGGAAGAAAATTTATCAAACATACGGTGAGGATGGTTTTACACAAGAGCGTCGTGGAAAAGGCAGTACAGGTCGCCCACGTGCCGAAAAATTATCAGCTGATAAAAAGTTAGAGAAAGCAGAAGCTCGTATTCATCTATTGGAAGCAGAGCTAGCGCTCTTAAAAAAGCTCGACGAAATGGAAAGGCAGGCGAAGAAGAATCGTTTTTAACACCCAAAGAAAAATATCAAGCAATCAGTGAAACGATTCGATTATTTCAACTCAAAAATATGACACGGTATCTTTGTGAAGTAGCAAATGTCAGCTCGAGTGGTTACTATAAATGGCGACAAAATATGGAGAAACATTCATTACGTGAAGAAGCTGATTATCAAGATTATCTTTTACTAAAAGTAATCTATGATGAAGCAAAAGGCAAAATTGGTTATCGAGGGTTTTATATGGAACTGGTGGACCAATTAGGGAAACCGATGAACCATAAAAAAATTCTTCGATTGATGCGTAAATTTAATTTGTATGCGAAGGTTCGTCGTGCCAATCCTTATCGACTTATAGAAAAAGCGAATGAAGCACATCGTCAAATTCCAAATTACTTAAATCGGGCATTCAAACAAGACGAGCCAGGAAAAGTCTTCTTAACAGACATTACCTATCTCCAATATAAGGGTGGCCGTACGGCTTATTTATCATGTGTAAAAGATGTCGCAACAAGAGAAATCGTTGCGTATAAACTAGCTACTACTCTTAAATTGTCGATTGTTTATGAAACACTTGAACAATTAAAACATCATTTGGATGGGAATCTTCATCCGGAAGCAATGATTCATTCGGATCAGGGGTTTCATTATACGCATCCAGGATTTCAGAAGCTTGTGAAAGACATGGGGTTAAAACAATCTATGTCACGTCGAGGAAACTGTCTAGATAATGCGCCAATGGAATCGTTCTTTGGTCATTTTAAAGATGAAGTCGATTATCATGAAGCTGAAAGTTTCACGGAGCTACATACACAAGTCATTGACTATATCACGCATTACAACCACACAAGAAAGCAATGGACATTAAAAAAGATGACTCCGGCGAGTTACCGAAGTCATCTAATCGCAGCCTAATTAAATGGCTATCTTGTTTTTTATTAAACTGTCTACAAAATAGGGTTCAGTTCATATTTTACGCCTGGCTTCTTTGTTTTTAATTTAAGTTTCACTTATTTTATTCTTTTCTCCCAAAACGTTTCGGTGCTTGCATAAGTACATCCCATACCCCACTAAATGGAGGTGCATATGCTAAGTCTAAATTTAATAGCTCCTCAAAGGTCATTTCATTATATAGCGCTGTGGCAAAAACATCGATTCGCTTATCAACACCGTTTTGGCCAACAATTTGTACTCCAAGTAACTTACGACTTTGTTGCTCAACAAGCATACGAATTTTCATTGGTCGTGCATTTGGATAATAGCTCGCAATATCATTAGCCTCATATACAATTGCCTCGACAACTGCATTTAACTTATCGGCATCGATATTATTCAAGCCGGTCATGCCAATTTGTAAATCAAAAAATTTTAAGATCGATGTACCAACAATCCCCTTAAATTTTTGATCAAAGCCGACAATATTTAACCCAGCTATACGCCCTTGTTTATTGGCAGTAGTTCCAAGGGGTAAATAATCAACCTGCTTCTTTATACGATGATAATGAGATGCACAATCCCCTGCTGCA belongs to Solibacillus sp. FSL R7-0682 and includes:
- a CDS encoding IS3 family transposase (programmed frameshift), with amino-acid sequence MSKIIFNEHQRRQIEQNPNVVLITDRSIQYTVAFKLKAVQENLKGKGPTEIFKAAGFDLEIIGIKKVQSAVHRWKKIYQTYGEDGFTQERRGKGSTGRPRAEKLSADKKLEKAEARIHLLEAELAPLKKARRNGKAGEEESFLTPKEKYQAISETIRLFQLKNMTRYLCEVANVSSSGYYKWRQNMEKHSLREEADYQDYLLLKVIYDEAKGKIGYRGFYMELVDQLGKPMNHKKILRLMRKFNLYAKVRRANPYRLIEKANEAHRQIPNYLNRAFKQDEPGKVFLTDITYLQYKGGRTAYLSCVKDVATREIVAYKLATTLKLSIVYETLEQLKHHLDGNLHPEAMIHSDQGFHYTHPGFQKLVKDMGLKQSMSRRGNCLDNAPMESFFGHFKDEVDYHEAESFTELHTQVIDYITHYNHTRKQWTLKKMTPASYRSHLIAA
- a CDS encoding CaiB/BaiF CoA transferase family protein, whose protein sequence is MTILNGLKVLDFCSLLPGPFATMMFADLGADVIHIESERRVDLMRIMPPYDADRESYIHQHLNRSKKSLQLDLKTPGGIEIVKKLIADYDIVIEGFRPGVMKRLGIDYETLRKINPRLIYCAITGYGQTGPYANRPGHDNNYLSVGGVLDHSRLKDKKPVAMGIQIADIAGGTMHAAVGVLAAALHREKTGEGKFIDVSMTDAMFAMNALYGAQYFGSGRPPQPEEEILNGGTFYDYYRTKDGRYFSVGSLEPQFRKLLCEALEIPELIDSTFNDSSYTQQRFKEAVQDAFCSKTFAQWLEIFNEDFHGCVEPVLTFDEACEHPQIQARNMLVNVPKEDGSTQQQIGTALKIDGVEPTYQYVGAKMGAHSEEILLQYGYSKEEIEALRVQGVLK
- a CDS encoding Fe-S-cluster redox enzyme; its protein translation is MLLFFDEQLFQRTNGQTGEILEKALSVKNQQPPREMLWGETLNSSEFLVDQERAERFCFQLLKNYWGNVNLFFYDSFHEANFNIETANEKMKNFFEYPQNRQQLFAFLLLHGEVQFEQIVEFIFAKPISAPVIPTGLDKISVFKVNERYLIQPIYSEHSAFWETIYTKKLYSLFLQFSLQKMERPVDLMTIFKTQLQQQLTMNRVATIIHKLIQQLDYENPKSFALKQLHLFNVRSHFTSGRRHFLKLRKCISTLQQNWATGPFALNDKENTLLAYMLFQEAVFKRNCQNIIMQGQYLIENERLTDHAIELVVEYGDVLSSMNPQPGALVKDYKGNYLEHVFYVLIDTLVKEGQFNRAFKLIKNYELASCTVIYELVNKENEQQELHKIEAMVQQNIAILVDGTPQRIRESIMTWQTEYLIKQGPYYVIAEMSSQHICNLLKILFHAEQDSIVEKLLSVYKKYLLIPSHLQNFRQFIEQHMTLKV
- a CDS encoding acetamidase/formamidase family protein, encoding MQAVETLFVNEFTDGVLNPQNAMLGPLKDGGTIIANTAPGCWGPMITPAIRGGHEVTKPVYVEGAEVGDALIIQIKSIQVTSIATSSGTDEAQGDRFIGDPFVKVKCPGCGKLHPQTVVQGIGQESVRCATCGTDTSPFKLANGYTMTFHPKGDIGLTVGKETARRIAQNAKNFMRTPENSVQNPITAFAPSDLIGVIARMRPFVGQLGTTPSKAMPDSHNAGDFGTFLIGAPHEYTMTEDELHIHRTDGHMDISRVREGAVLICPVKVAGGGVYVGDMHAMQGDGEIAGHTTDVAGIVQLQVSVLKKVNLEGPILLPNLEDLPYTAKPFTKEEKRIARDLAEEYGVKQIEDSYPLSIVGSGATLNEATDNALERAAKLFELSIDEVKNRATITGSIEIGRHPGVVTATMQMPKTILKKARILKPIKRQYDC
- a CDS encoding CAP-associated domain-containing protein, encoding MKKAGLVVATIIPLIFSASLLVTNASWSKTWEPYSNIPINKEWKITFNHAIAEESIAYNVYLVDQNNTKLEITASASGNVLKVKPTSDLNYNSQYKIIVTNNLKSTKGKAMNQEITIPFTTMKQTVTKVETTNAVKTFSSEYDMLWKMPTSDYKQFRLVGTKNDNTVGGYETRTGQSIFGITVGDSRDSVKAKYGTPLKSIQKNNVRYTQNYIDKYENETSGTYLIDQHYVTFFYDAHQNYKIRSVTWVKAQTEMSKPGFFATQTTGLRDSFENLMVELINQARVAQGLNPLIYTPDNNLVARKHSTSMAENNYFGHVDLNGLRAGDRMKNAGMNYNWWGENLAYGQYSAIYAHEALMNSLGHRENILRKEFTHIFVGVNFNDKNQPYFTMNFYSL